TTACCAGTCAATTGATTCATTGTTTGGTTTGTCCAAAAAGTGGGAGTGTGGATTTTTGCTGTACTTTTGTCTATGCTTTTAATCAGAGCAAGGAAAGAGAGGATCTATGGAGGGATCTGTGTGGCTTGGGTATTGGTGTGCACAAGCCTTGGATAGTTCTGGGTGATTTTAATTGTGTTCTAAATATAGATGAAAGGGTGGGAGCTCCTGTGAGGCATCAATCAATGGTTGCCTTTAGGAATTGTGTAGATATATGTGGCCTAGAAGATGTTAAAGCTGCTGGACACTTCTACACTTGGAGTAATAAACAAGCAGGGGAGGCTAGGGTGTTTTCTAAAATTGATAGGGTTCTGGCTAATGACTTGTGGTTTCAGAATTATCCTAATGCTGAAGCTGGTTTTTTGTCTAAAGGAGAATATGATCATTGTCCTATTGTGCTTGCTGTGTACCCCTGTGATAACATTGCAAAGAAGCCTTTTAGGTACTTTGTCATGTGGAAGTATGCTGAAGGCTATACTGATCTGGTCAAGGTGAATTGGTCAAAGGGTGTGGTTGGTACTCTGATGTATCAGGTGGTTCAGAAGCTAAAAAGAATGAAAGAGGTTTTTAAAGAGCTGAATAGAACAGGTTTCAATGATATCCATGCTGCTGACATAAAAGCTAAGCAAGATTTGGATTTGTGTCAGAAGAATCTTCACCTAGCACCTGGTGATAGTGAGCTTGCTGATAGAGAAGTTGAAGCTGCTAAGAGGTATAAATTGATGCATGCTGCTTATATTTCTTTCCTGAAACAGAAAGCAAAAGAAGCCTGGGCAAAGGATGGAGATGAGAACATCTCTCTCTTCCATAAAAGCATTAGAGCTCGAATTATTCATAACACAGTGCATGCTATCCATGATATGCATGGTAAGTGGGTGTGTGATCCAACATCTGTGTCTGCTGCTTTTCTGGAGTATTACCAGAATCTCTTGGGCACTAAAGCTTCTAGTAGAAGTCATGTTATGATTGATATTGTGCATGCTGGTCCAACACTTGAACAGCTGTAGAAAGACCAATTATTAGCCCCTGTCACTAATGAGGAAGTCAAGTATGCTATGTTCTCTATTAATGGTGACAAAGCCCCTGGCCCAGATGGGTTTGGGAGCCATTTTTTCAGAGAAAACTGGAACATAGTTGGGGAGGATGTAACAAAGGCTGTTCTGGACTTTTTCCACACTGGAAAACTCCTAAAAGAGATTAATTCCACTACTATCACTCTGATTCCCAAGACAAAATGTCCAAAAAATGTTACTGAATTCAGGCCCATATCCTGTTGCAATGTAATTTATAAATGCATCACAAAAATCCTCTGTGAGAGAATGAAATGTGTACTACCTATGTTGATAGCTGAGAATCAAGGGGCCTTTGTGCATGGTAGATTTATCATGCATAACATAATGATGTGTCAAGAAATTGTCAGACAATATGGAAGGAAGAATGCATCACCTGGTTGCTTGATCAAATTAGATATGCAGAAAGCTTATGACACAATTGAGTGGGATTTCTTGGAAGAGATGCTGCTTGCTTTGGGATTTCCAGCTCAGTTTGTTAATTGGATCATGGTTTGTGTTACAACTCCCAAATTCTCAATCATGCTAAATGGTTCAGCTCAAGGATATTTTGCTTCCAGCAGGGGGTTAAGACAAGGGGATCCCTTGTCTCCTTTATTGTTTGTAGTATGTATGGAATATCTGTCTAGAACTCTATACAAGGTGGGTGAGGATGGCTGCTTTAAATTTCATCCAAGGTGTAGGTCTACAAAGTTGACTCACCTCTGCTTCGCAGATGATCTCATCTTATGCTGCAAAGGTGAGTTTCACTCTATTCAGCTGCTTCTCCAAGGTTTCAAACTCTTTTCTGATACTTCTGGTCTGAAGGCTAACATTCAAAAGTCAGCTGTGTATTGTGCTGGTATGAAAACAGGGGTAGTTCAGCAGGTAGTGGACTTTTCTGGATTGCCTTGGGTTCTTTTCCCTTTAGGTATTTAGGGGTTCCTATTTACTTTAAAAGAATCACTAATGCTGATTGTGAAGGATTAGTTGATAAAATGATGGCAAGAATCAAGACTTGGAGTTCTAGGAACTTGTCTTTTGCAGGAAGGATAACTCTTATCAATTCAGTCCTCTTAAGCATCCACTCTTACTGGGCTCAAGTGTTTATCCTTCCCAAACATGTGCTTAAAAATGTTGAAGCTATCTGTAGAGCCTTTTTATGGCAAGGCACTTACTTCTGTTCTAAACCAGGTTATGTTGCCTGGGATAGAGTTTGCAGACCTAAAAAGGAAGGGGGGTTAGGAATAAGGCAAGTTCAGGCATGGAATATTGCAGCTTTAGGGAAATATGTTTGGGCTATAGCTAGAAAACAGGACACAATGTGGGTTAGATGGGTCAATGCAATCTACATTAAGACTGCAGGTTGGTGGAATTATCAGCCAAAAGCTGATAGTGGTTGGTACTGGAGAAAGATTTGTAGTGTGAAGGAGAAACTAAAGAGTTTGTTTAGTGAGGCTGAGTTGGATCAAATGCCTAAATACTCTATCCAGAAGGTATACCAGAAGTTGGTTCAACAGCATGAGAAGGTCCCTTGGGGATCTGCAGTGTGGAATAGAGCCTCTATTCCCAAGACTAGAGTGATTTGCTGGCTGATGGTCCAAGGGAGACTGCAAACAAGAGAAAGGCTACATAAGATTGGGGTCTGTAACACTACTACATGCTTGCTTTGTGAGGCAAAAGATGAAACTCACCCACACCTTTTCTTTGACTGTGAATACAGTAGAAGATGTCTACAGGGGGTTGAGGAATGGCTAGATATTCCTACTAGCAAAGTACATTATATGGGCCTGCTGAGGTGGGTTAAATGGAAGAGCAAGTGCAGCAAATTTC
This Spinacia oleracea cultivar Varoflay chromosome 6, BTI_SOV_V1, whole genome shotgun sequence DNA region includes the following protein-coding sequences:
- the LOC110793451 gene encoding uncharacterized protein, with the translated sequence MGALYVNMFNGWCFTTNSSSCKGGRIVLAWNPNAFTLSVLKVTSQLIHCLVCPKSGSVDFCCTFVYAFNQSKEREDLWRDLCGLGIGVHKPWIVLGDFNCVLNIDERVGAPVRHQSMVAFRNCVDICGLEDVKAAGHFYTWSNKQAGEARVFSKIDRVLANDLWFQNYPNAEAGFLSKGEYDHCPIVLAVYPCDNIAKKPFRYFVMWKYAEGYTDLVKVNWSKGVVGTLMYQVVQKLKRMKEVFKELNRTGFNDIHAADIKAKQDLDLCQKNLHLAPGDSELADREVEAAKRYKLMHAAYISFLKQKAKEAWAKDGDENISLFHKSIRARIIHNTVHAIHDMHGKWVCDPTSVSAAFLEYYQNLLGTKASSRSHVMIDIVHAGPTLEQL